The nucleotide sequence CGTTCCACCTGGGCGCCCACATCACCCTGATGCTGGCGATCTTTGCCGAGGTGCTGTGCCCGCTGTTGATCATCGCCGGAGTACTGGTGCGCCTGGCGTGCCTGCCGATCCTGTGTGTCCTCTTGATTGCGCTGCTGGTGGTGCACCCGCAGTGGAGCATCGAAGAAGGGCAGTTCGGCTGGCTGTTGCTGCTGCTGTTTGGCAGCGTTCTTATCGCCGGGCCTGGACGGCTCGCGCTCAATGTCCGTTTCACCGGAGCTTTACGTTATGCCTGAATCCAACCGTTTCGACGAAGTCGTGACCCTGGTCATCAAACACCGGATCAAACCCGGGTTCGAGGTGCCCTACGAAGCCTGGTTACGCAACATCGTCAGCATCGCCGGGCAGCAGGAAGGCCACCTGGGCGTGGACGTGATTCGCGGCAAGAACGCCGGCCTCGACCTGTTTACCTGCGTACTGCGTTTCAGCAGCACCGAAGCGATGCAGCGCTGGCTCGACTCACCGCAACGCATGCAGTTGGTCAACGAAGCCGCGCCGATGCTCGCCGATGGCGACCAGACCGAGGTCAACCCGGTCAATGAGTTCTGGTTCGCACCGACCGCCGACAACGCGCCGCCACCGCCACCACGCTGGAAGCAGGCGTTCGTCACGCTGGTGGTGATCCTGCCGCACACCCTGCTGGTGCCGATGCTGTGGGGCCCGCTCCTCAAGCTCAATGCCTGGCTGTCCAACTACGTGGTCGCCACGTTCCTGATCACGCTGACCATCGTGTTGTCGGTGTGCTACCTGTTCATGCCCCTGGCGACACGCCTGTTCGCCCCCTGGTTGTCCTCTTCCACTCCCTCCAAGGAAACGCGATGAACGCCGATCTGATTCTGTTCAATGGTCAATTTCATACGGTTGACCGGGAAAACCCACGCGCCAGCGCCGTCGCCATCAGCGATGGTCGCTTCGTCGCGGTGGGCACCGACGCCGAGGCCATGGCCCTGCGCGGTTCAGCCACCCAGGTCATCGACCTCAAGGGTCGCTGCGTGATCCCGGGCCTCAACGACTCGCACCTGCACCTGATCCGTGGCGGCCTGAACTACAACCTCGAACTGCGCTGGGAAGGCGTGCCGTCGCTGGCCGATGCGCTGCGCATGCTCAAGGAGCAGGCCGACCGCACGCCGACGCCACAATGGGTGCGGGTGGTCGGTGGCTGGAACGAATTCCAGTTCGCCGAAAAGCGCATGCCGACCCTGGCCGAACTCAACCAGGCGGCGCCGGACACCCCAGTGTTCGTCCTGCACCTGTACGACCGCGCCTTGCTCAACCGCGCCGCGCTGCGCGTGGCCGGCTACACCAAGGACACGCCGAACCCGCCGGGTGGCGAGATCGTGCGTGACTCCAACGGCGAGCCGACCGGCATGCTGGTGGCGCGTCCCAACGCCATGATTCTGTACTCGACCCTGGCCAAGGGGCCGAAGCTGCCGCTGGAATATCAGGTCAACTCGACGCGTCAGTTCATGCGTGAACTCAACCGTCTGGGCCTGACCAGCGCCATTGATGCCGGCGGTGGTTTCCAGAACTACCCGGACGATTATCAGGTGATCGAGCAGTTGGCCAAGGACCAGCAGCTGACCGTGCGCATCGCCTACAACCTGTTCACCCAGAAGCCCAAGGAAGAGCTGACCGACTTCAAGAACTGGACCAGCAGCGTGACCCTGCACCAGGGCGACGACTTCCTGCGCCACAACGGCGCCGGCGAAATGCTGGTGTTCTCGGCGGCGGATTTCGAGGACTTCCTCGAGCCACGTCCGGACCTGCCACAAACCATGGAAGACGAGCTGGAGCCGGTGGTGCGCCACCTGGTCGAGCAGCGCTGGCCGTTCCGCCTGCACGCCACCTACAACGAATCCATCAGCCGCATGCTCGATGTGTTCGAGAAGGTCAACCGTGACATCCCGTTCAATGGCCTGCCGTGGTTCTTCGACCACGCCGAAACCATCACCCCGCAGAACATCGAGCGGGTGAGGGCGCTGGGCGGTGGCATCGCGATCCAGGACCGCATGGCGTTCCAGGGCGAATACTTCGTCGAGCGCTACGGCGCCAAGGCGGCCGAAGCCACCCCGCCGATCAAGCGCATGCTGGCCGAAGGCGTGCCGGTGGGTGCCGGCACCGATGCCACTCGCGTGTCCAGCTACAACCCGTGGACTTCGCTGTACTGGATGGTCAGCGGCCGCACCGTCGGCGGCCTGGAACTGCACGCCGAAGGGCTGCCACGCAGCACTGCGCTGGAACTGTTCACCCACGGCAGCGCCTGGTTCTCTTCCGAGCAGGGCAAGAAAGGCATGATCAAGGTCGGCCAACTGGCTGACGTCGCCGCCCTGAGCGCGGACTTCTTCAGCGTCGAGGAAGAAGCGATCAAGTGGATCGAGTCGGTGCTGACCGTGGTCGGCGGCAAGGTGGTGTACGCCGCTGGCGACTTCGAAAAACTCGGGCCGGCCAGTGTGCCGGTGCTGCCGGACTGGTCGCCGGTGGCGAAAGTCCCGGGCCACTGGCGTCCGACTTCGCCGATGCAGGCCCAGGTTCACCATTGCAGCGGGCCGTGCGGCGTGCATGCGCACAGCCATGATCGCGCGCGGATGTCGAACGTGCCGGTCAGCGATTTCGCCGGCTTCTGGGGCGCCTTCGGCTGCTCGTGCTTCGCGTTCTGATTAAAAATGGCGCTGGCCTTGCGTGCCGGCGCTCCTGTAACACCCATCCATCGAGGAGCTTCACATGAGCAACGTTCCGTACAAACGCCTGAACAAAGACGATGCGGTTGTCCTGCTGGTCGACCACCAGACCGGCCTGATCTCGCTGGTGCAGGATTTCTCGCCGAACGAGTTCAAGAACAACGTCCTGGCCCTGGCCGACTGCGCCAAGTTCTTCAACCTGCCAACCATCCTGACCACCAGCTTCGAATCCGGCCCGAACGGCCCGCTGGTGCCAGAGCTGAAAGAAATGTTCCCGGATGCGCCGTACATCGCTCGTCCAGGCCAGATCAATGCCTGGGACAACGAAGACTTCGTCAAGGCGATCAAGGCGACCGGTCGCAAGCAACTGATCATCGCTGGCGTTGTGACTGACGTCTGCGTGGCGTTCCCGACCCTTTGCGCCCTGGAAGAAGGCTTCGACGTTTTCGTCGTGACCGACGCTTCCGGTACTTTCAACGACGTCGTCCAGCAAGCTGCATGGGCCCGTATGACCGCCGCCGGTGCACAACTGGTGAACTGGTTCGCCGTAGCCTGCGAACTGCAGCGCGACTGGCGCAACGACATGGAAGGCCTGGCCAACCTGTTGTCCCAGCGCATCCCGAACTACCGCAACCTGATGAACAGCTACTCGGCCTTCACTGCGAAATAACCACGCCGCCTCCCCCTGTGGGAGCGGGCTTGCCCGCGATGGCGATGTGTCAGTCAACATTTACTTGTCTGACCCACCGCCATCGCGGGCGAGCCCGCTCCTACAGTTGTTTGTCTCCATCTTGCGGATCACACACTCATTTCTTCTGCATCCAGCTCAGAAACCCGCCCTTCTTGATCGGCGCAGGCTTGGCCATCAACGCCAATCGGCTGTTCTGCGTGCGCACCGCCTGCAACTTGTTCAATGCCCGGCCCACTTCCACGCGCTGCTCCATGCAGCCGCGCACCAGCGCCTTGTCGATGCGGTAGATGATGCACGAGGTCAGCGTGGTGAATGTCGCCTGGGAAGGGGTGTCGCCGAGGATGCTCTGTTCGCCCATCACTTCACTGGGGCCCATGCGCCCGGCTTCGGTGTGCCCGTTGCCGTCCGGTACGGTGGCGCTGACCACGCCGGTGGCGATGACCATCAGGCTGTCCGGTACTTCGTCCAGCTCCAGCACGACCTGGCCGGCCGCGTATTGCTGGGCCACCATGGACTGGGCCATCTGGTCGCGTTCGTCCTCGCTCAGGGAACGGAAAATCTTCACCTCGTCGAGCAGCGAGCGGGCGCGGGTGGCCGGTTCGATCACGCCGTCGAGCCGACGCGAAATGCCTGCTGCTTCGAGGTGCCGATGCGCCAGGTCGAACAGTTGATTGCGCACTTCGCTTTTCTTGCCCAGTTCGGCGATGAAGCCGCTGACCACGTACTCGGACATGGTTTCGCCCGCTTCCTTGAGCACCGCCTTGGGCGCCGGGCTGGCCAGCAGACGGCTGCTGCCGCGCAATGTGCGCTCCAGGGCGTCCAGCACCCGGCGCGGACGAATGTTGTTGGGAATGTGGATGCTGATCGACACCCCGAACATGTTGTTCGGCCGGCTCAGGTTGACGATCTTCGCCTTGGCCGCCACCGAGTTGGGCACCACGGCGGTGGTGCCGGCGCCGGTCAGCAGGTGCGTGGCGCGCCAGTCGATATCGACCACCTTGCCTTCCACGCCGTCGATCACAATCCAGTCATCCACCTGATACGGCTTGGTGGTGTTGAGCACGATGCCGGAAAACACGTCGCTCAAGGTGCTCTGCAACGCCAGACCGACCACGATCGCCACCACCCCGGAGGTCGCCAGCAACCCCTTGACCGGCAACTCCAGCACGTAACCGGCAGCGGCAACGCTGGCGGCGAGAAACACCAGCGCGCCGATCACGTCCTGCAGCAGGCGGCCGCTATGGCCGATGCGCCGCATCAGCACCAGGCCGATCACCTCGGTCAGTGCCCGCGCAGCGTACAGCCACCAGAGAATCCCCAGGGCCGTGGCCCCCAGTTGCGCCACGCGATCATCGACGAACGACGGCGCCTGCAACGGACTGACCCCGGCGTTGATGCCGATGGCGTTGAACAACACGAACATCACCAGGCGCACACCCACCTTTGTGACGCGATGCTTGAACGGCGCGAGGTGCCAGAGCACGGTGTCGATGAGCAGGAGCAGGGCGCTGAGAGTCAGCAGGTGATTGGAGAGGAAGGACATGGGGACGACTCCGCAAGGCAAGGGTAGGAACACAGCCCCTGTAGGAGCGAGCTTGCTCGCGATCGCGGTGTGTCAGGCTGCATTTGCATATCTGACATGTCGCCATCGCGAGCAAGCTCGCTCCTACAGGTTTTTACAGCGTGACTCAGTTCAGATGAGTCTTGAGCTCCAACGCCGCCTGGCGCACCGCCGCTTTCACTTCCGGAATCTGGCTCAGCGGATTGAGCAGGCCGAAGTCGTGGATCATGCCGTTGTAGCGCACGGCGGTAACCGGTACACCGGCCGCGTCCAGGTGACGGGCATAGGCTTCACCTTCGTCACGCAACACGTCGAACTCGGCGGTCTGCACCAGGGCGGCGGGCAGGCCCTTGAGCTGTTCGGCGCTGGCCTGCAACGGCGAGGCGTGGATCTGCGCACGTTCGGCCTTGTCGGTGGTGTAGTTGTCCCAGAACCATTTCATCATGCCCTTGGTCAGGAAGTGGCCTTCGGCAAATTGCTGGTAGGAACCGGTTTCGAACTGTGCGTCGGTCACCGGCCACATCAGCAGCTGGAAGCGCAGCGCCGGGGCTTTCTGTTCCTTGGCCATCAACGCGACCACCGCTGCCATGTTGCCACCGACGCTGTTGCCGGCCACCGCGAGGCGCTTGCCGTCGACGCCGATTTCCTTGCCATGCTCGGCCACCCAACGGGTCGCGGCGTAGGCCTGGTTGATCGCGGTCGGGTACTGCGCTTCCGGCGAAGGCGTGTAGTTGACGTACACCGCGACGGCTCCGGAGCCCACCACCAGGTCGTGGATCAGGCGTTGGTGAGTCGGGTAGTCACCCAGCACCCAGCCGCCGCCGTGGAAGAACATGAACACGGGCAGGTCACCCTTGACGTTGGCCGGCCGGACGATTTTCAGGTCGATGACCTGGCCGTCGACCTTGATCGCACGGTCGCTGACTTCAACACCCGACAGGTCCACTTTCACCGAGTTCTGTGCACCGGTCAGCACCGCACGGGCGTCTTTCGGGCTCAGTTGTTCGAGCGGCTTGCCACCCCCGGCGGCGAGGGCTTCGAGGAAGGCCTGGGTGTTGTGTTCGACACCTGGGCTGCCCGCGGCGAAAGCGTTGCCGACAGCGAGGGCGAGGAGGGAAGCGGTCAGGGTTTTCTTGACGATGTTCATGGTGCAATTCCTTTTTGATTAATTAGAAGTTCGTTACCTAAGGGTCAGGGCTGCTGGCTCTGCGGTTCAGGCCTCAGCAACACCGTGGACACAGATTAATAAGGTGCCGGAAAAGGAAAAAGCGGCTATAAAGCGTTTAACTGTCAACCAGAGAGTGACAATGAACCCGTTCGAAGACATGCGTATTTTTTGCCAGGTCATGGACTCCGGCAGCTTTACCGCCGCGGCCGATCAGTTGGGCCTGTCCAAGCAGTTCGTCAGCCGACGCCTGATGCAGCTCGAAGAGCGCCTGGGCGTGCGCCTGCTCAACCGCTCGACACGGCGCCTGGACGTGACGCCCCTGGGCCAGAGCTATTACGAATCGGCCATGCGCCTGCTGGGCGAAGTGGAGCAGGTGGAGCAGGGCATTGCCGGGCAGACCACCGAGCCACGCGGCAGCATTCGCCTGAGTGCGCCGCTGTCGTTTGCCCTGGCGCATCTGGGCTGCCTGCTGCCGTTGTTTTTGCAGCGCTATCGCGACGTCACCGTGGAAGTGGATTTGAGCGACCGGCCCGTGGACCTGCTGGGCGAGGGCTATGACCTGGCGCTGCGCATTGGCGTGCTTGAGGATTCGACGCTGATCGCCCGGCGCATTGCCGTGATCCAGCGGGTGTACTGCGCCAGCCCTGCGTACCTGGCCGAGCGGGGGACGCCGCTCAAGCCTGAAGACCTGCACAACCATGACTGCCTGCCCTATGGCCATGGGCGCCAGGTGCAATGGCGCTTTGCCGGGCCGGGCAAGCCGTTGACGGTCAACGTCGCCGGGCGCATGCGCGTCAACAACGGTGAAGTGCTCAGGGATGCGGCGGTGGCCGGGATGGGCATTACCTACCTGCCGACGTTCATTGTCGGTGGGGCGCTGAAGGAAGAGCGGCTGGTGCCGGTGCTGGAGGATTACCAGCCCGAGCCGTTGGTGCTGTCGGCGGTGTACCCGCAGCATCGCCAGAGTTCGCGACCGGTGCAGGCGCTGATCGAGTTTTTGCGCGAGCGGCTGGATGGGGTGGAAGGCGGTCTATAGGCCTCCACCTGTACAACTTGTGTCTCTAACATTGTGGGAGCGAGCCTGCTCGCGATGGCGGTCTGTCAGTCAGTATTTCTGTTAGCTGACAGGGCCCCATCGCGAGCAGGCTCGCTCCCACAGGTTGTGTTTCCACTGAAGGATCAGCTTCGGTCAGGACCGTTTGTCATCACCCGGTTCGCCGCCGACATGCACGCCGTGGTCGTCGCCGATTTCACCGGCACGGTGCACGCCATGGTTGTCGCCCAGTTCGCCAGAGCGGTGTACGCCGTGGTCATCGCCGATTTCACCGGAACGATGCACACCGTGGTCATCGCCGATTTCGCCGGAACGATGCACGCCATGGTCATCGCCTGGTTCGCTGTGGGTGCCGCTGCGACCCGAAGAGGCCGTGTTGCCGGAGCGTCCCGAGTCATGGCCGCTGCCGCTGTTGCCGCTATGGTCGCCGCCGTGGCTACTGCCGCTGCCGCCGTGACCACTGCCGCCGTGATCACCGCCGTGGCCGCCGCCATTGCCGCCGCCACCGCCGTTTCCGCCACCGCCGCCGTTTCCACCGCCACCACCGCCACCGCCGTTTCCACCGCCGCCACCACCAGAACCACCGCCTCCTCCATGACCCCCACCACCACCGCCACCACTTCCCCCATCCTTGGCCATTGCGCTGGATACGCCGGACAGGCTGTCCGGAATCAGTACGGTAGACGCCGACAGGACTGCGCCAATGGCGACCGCCAGTAAAAGTCTGTTGATGTGCATGTCGTTCTCCGTCTTCTTTTTCGGGTTGGAACGTTGATAAACGCTGCAATGCGCTGCTTGTCAGTCGATGAACACCTCACTGCGGGAATTTATTCGCGGGGTCAGTGAATGCTTGAGGCCAGTTCGAAGATCGGCATGTACATCAGGATCACGATCACGCCGATCAACAGGCCGATGAAGGTCATCAGCAACGGCTCGAACAAACGCACGAACCATTCGATCCAGCGGCTGATTTCCTCGTCGTAGAAATCGGCGCTGCGCTCCATCATCTGCCCGAGGTTGCCGGACTGTTCGCCGGCCCGCAGCAGGCGCAGGGACACCGGCGTCACCAGCTGGTTGAGCTCCAGCGCGGCCGACAGCGACTGGCCTTCACGCACCCGTTCGCAGGCTTCGTCCAGGCGTGTGCGCGAGGCGACAGTGAGCAGGTTGCGGACCATGCCCATGGCGGTGACCAGGGGAATACCGCCCTGCAACAGAATGCCCAGCGAGCGATAAAAACGCGCCAGTTCGTACATGACGATGCGCTGGTGCACCGCCGGAAGTTTTTCGACCAGACGGTCCACGCCCCGACGAAAGGTTGGTTGTCGTTGCAGGAACGCGAGGGCGACGACGATCGCCGCCAGGCCACCGAAGAACTCCGCCTGATGGGCATGGAGGAACATGCCGCTGCTCATCAGGATCTGCGACAGCCACGGCAGGTCCGAGCCCAGCCCTTCGAACACCAGGCTGAACCGTGGCACCACGTAGCCCATCAGGAACAGCACCACGCCACCGCCGACCACCAGCAACAGCAGCGGATAGATCGACGCACTGACGATCTTCTGCCGGACCTCGTCCATGCGCTGGCGATAGCTGACATAACGTCCCAGGGCATCGCCCACGGCGCCGGTCTTTTCGCTGGACTGCACCAGCGCCACGTACAGCGGCGGAAACACCGCCGACAACTGGCCCAGGGCCTGGGAGAACGACTTGCCCTCGTAGAGCAGGCGCACCAGTTCACTCAGGGTCTTGCGCGCCTGGGGCGCGGTTTCCTTTTCCGCGAGGCTTTCCAGCGCGTCGATCAACGGCAGGCCGGCATTGAGCAGGGTGGTCAGTTCCTGGCTGAACAGCACCAGGTTGAAGGTCTCGCGCTTTTGCAGGCGCAGCGCGCGCCAGTGCCGCTCGGCGTGCAGGCTGACCACGCGCAGGCCCTGGTCTTCGACCATGCGCCGCGCTTCGCTGTCACCCTGGGCCTCGATGCTCATCGACACCACGCCGGCCTTGCCCACCGCCTTCAGATGAAAACGCATGCGCACCTCCGGTCATTGCCAACTGGTGATTTCGGCGTTTTCGCCGTCGCCGCCGGGTTGGCCGTCCTTGCCCATGGACAGCAGGTCGTATTCGGCATTTTCGCCGGGGTAGCGGTAGGTGTAGCTGCGACCCCAGGGGTCCAGCGGCAGTTTTTTCTGCAGGTACGGGCCGGTCCAGCGCGTTTCGTCACTGGGCGCGGTGACCAGTGCCTGCAAGCCCTGTTCGGTCGACGGATAGTGGCCGACCTCCAGGCGGTACAAGTCCAGGGCCTTGCCCAGGCCTTCGATTTGCGCCTTGGCCACTTTCACTTCGGAACGGCCGAGCTGGGCAAAATATTTCGGTGCGACGATCCCGGCCAACAGCCCGAGTACCACCAGCACCACCAACAATTCGAGCAGGGTGAACCCACGCTGGGTTCGCACTGGACGCCCGCGAAGGGCGCAAGACAGTTGCTGTTTCATGATGACCTCACAGAGTCGGCAGAAGGGTCGCCAAAGCCGCTCATGCAATTGCCATGCTCACCCCCAGGCAACCTCGCGCAACCCTTGAATCATGGGCCTCCCCGCAGTCGGCACAGTGCTTGCGTATGGCTGATTTACCACCGGCCATTGGGGCATTACCCCCATTTTTCGGGGCCGGCCAGGGGAGAACAATAATGAAAACACTCACCGCGGGATTGCTCGGTTGTGTGCTGCTGGCGGGCGCTGCCCAGGCCGATGTCTTCGTTTCCGTGGACGCCAATGGCGGCTACGTGCTGTCCAACGTCCACCGCCCCGGGCGCACCTATGAACGGGTGATCCGTGAGCCGCAATCGTCGCTGGTCAGCCTCGATCAACAGCCGCAGATGATCGCCCGGCAGCCCTTTGCCGAGCTGGTGTCGGCGGCCGCCACGGCCAATCAATTGCCGGCGGCGCTGGTGCATGCGGTGATCCAGGCCGAGTCCGCCTACGACCCCAGCGCGCGGTCGGCCAAAGGGGCGGTGGGCTTGATGCAGCTCATGCCCGACACCGCCCGGGAAATGGGGGTGACCGATGCCTACGATCCCAAGGCCAACATCCAGGGCGGTACCAAATACCTCAAGCGCCTGCTGACCCTGTTCGACAACGACATCGCCCTCGCCGTGGCCGCCTACAACGCCGGGCCGCAAGCGGTGCTCAGCCGCGGCGGGGTGATCCCGCCCTTTGCCGAAACCCAGCGTTATGTCCCCAGCGTGCTGCGCCAGTACCGCCGTTTGCAGGGCCTGGCAGCGGACGCGCCGTTGTAATTCGCGGTTGCCCCAGATGTGGGGCAATTGCCCCTGATCTCCCTGACTGTTGATAGCCCCTGTGGGAGCGAGCCTGCTCGCGATGGCGGTGTGTCAGTCGAAATGGACGTTGGCCGATCCCTCATCGCGAGCAGGCTCGCTCCCACAGTGGAAACGCTGACATTGGGCAATCTGCCATCAACCCGAAATGTGGGGGAAATGGGTGGGGAATTTCCCCCCACTTATCAAATCGTTTACGCAACCATCTGAAAAACAACAAAAATATTTATGGCATGCAGATTGCTGAAGGGCTTTTGTCGAGAACCATTCCCTGTGAACACCCACAGCGAGGCCCCTGATCATGACCGGCATACACCACGCTCATCACCTGGTTAACCTCCTGCTGTTT is from Pseudomonas sp. MYb118 and encodes:
- a CDS encoding DoxX family protein: MNVSRADEQAQAFGLFFLRVSASLFLLWVHGLPKLLNYTAQLQMIEDPFHLGAHITLMLAIFAEVLCPLLIIAGVLVRLACLPILCVLLIALLVVHPQWSIEEGQFGWLLLLLFGSVLIAGPGRLALNVRFTGALRYA
- a CDS encoding antibiotic biosynthesis monooxygenase; this encodes MPESNRFDEVVTLVIKHRIKPGFEVPYEAWLRNIVSIAGQQEGHLGVDVIRGKNAGLDLFTCVLRFSSTEAMQRWLDSPQRMQLVNEAAPMLADGDQTEVNPVNEFWFAPTADNAPPPPPRWKQAFVTLVVILPHTLLVPMLWGPLLKLNAWLSNYVVATFLITLTIVLSVCYLFMPLATRLFAPWLSSSTPSKETR
- a CDS encoding amidohydrolase; this translates as MNADLILFNGQFHTVDRENPRASAVAISDGRFVAVGTDAEAMALRGSATQVIDLKGRCVIPGLNDSHLHLIRGGLNYNLELRWEGVPSLADALRMLKEQADRTPTPQWVRVVGGWNEFQFAEKRMPTLAELNQAAPDTPVFVLHLYDRALLNRAALRVAGYTKDTPNPPGGEIVRDSNGEPTGMLVARPNAMILYSTLAKGPKLPLEYQVNSTRQFMRELNRLGLTSAIDAGGGFQNYPDDYQVIEQLAKDQQLTVRIAYNLFTQKPKEELTDFKNWTSSVTLHQGDDFLRHNGAGEMLVFSAADFEDFLEPRPDLPQTMEDELEPVVRHLVEQRWPFRLHATYNESISRMLDVFEKVNRDIPFNGLPWFFDHAETITPQNIERVRALGGGIAIQDRMAFQGEYFVERYGAKAAEATPPIKRMLAEGVPVGAGTDATRVSSYNPWTSLYWMVSGRTVGGLELHAEGLPRSTALELFTHGSAWFSSEQGKKGMIKVGQLADVAALSADFFSVEEEAIKWIESVLTVVGGKVVYAAGDFEKLGPASVPVLPDWSPVAKVPGHWRPTSPMQAQVHHCSGPCGVHAHSHDRARMSNVPVSDFAGFWGAFGCSCFAF
- the ycaC gene encoding isochorismate family cysteine hydrolase YcaC encodes the protein MSNVPYKRLNKDDAVVLLVDHQTGLISLVQDFSPNEFKNNVLALADCAKFFNLPTILTTSFESGPNGPLVPELKEMFPDAPYIARPGQINAWDNEDFVKAIKATGRKQLIIAGVVTDVCVAFPTLCALEEGFDVFVVTDASGTFNDVVQQAAWARMTAAGAQLVNWFAVACELQRDWRNDMEGLANLLSQRIPNYRNLMNSYSAFTAK
- a CDS encoding mechanosensitive ion channel domain-containing protein, whose amino-acid sequence is MSFLSNHLLTLSALLLLIDTVLWHLAPFKHRVTKVGVRLVMFVLFNAIGINAGVSPLQAPSFVDDRVAQLGATALGILWWLYAARALTEVIGLVLMRRIGHSGRLLQDVIGALVFLAASVAAAGYVLELPVKGLLATSGVVAIVVGLALQSTLSDVFSGIVLNTTKPYQVDDWIVIDGVEGKVVDIDWRATHLLTGAGTTAVVPNSVAAKAKIVNLSRPNNMFGVSISIHIPNNIRPRRVLDALERTLRGSSRLLASPAPKAVLKEAGETMSEYVVSGFIAELGKKSEVRNQLFDLAHRHLEAAGISRRLDGVIEPATRARSLLDEVKIFRSLSEDERDQMAQSMVAQQYAAGQVVLELDEVPDSLMVIATGVVSATVPDGNGHTEAGRMGPSEVMGEQSILGDTPSQATFTTLTSCIIYRIDKALVRGCMEQRVEVGRALNKLQAVRTQNSRLALMAKPAPIKKGGFLSWMQKK
- a CDS encoding alpha/beta hydrolase, with amino-acid sequence MNIVKKTLTASLLALAVGNAFAAGSPGVEHNTQAFLEALAAGGGKPLEQLSPKDARAVLTGAQNSVKVDLSGVEVSDRAIKVDGQVIDLKIVRPANVKGDLPVFMFFHGGGWVLGDYPTHQRLIHDLVVGSGAVAVYVNYTPSPEAQYPTAINQAYAATRWVAEHGKEIGVDGKRLAVAGNSVGGNMAAVVALMAKEQKAPALRFQLLMWPVTDAQFETGSYQQFAEGHFLTKGMMKWFWDNYTTDKAERAQIHASPLQASAEQLKGLPAALVQTAEFDVLRDEGEAYARHLDAAGVPVTAVRYNGMIHDFGLLNPLSQIPEVKAAVRQAALELKTHLN
- a CDS encoding LysR family transcriptional regulator, whose product is MNPFEDMRIFCQVMDSGSFTAAADQLGLSKQFVSRRLMQLEERLGVRLLNRSTRRLDVTPLGQSYYESAMRLLGEVEQVEQGIAGQTTEPRGSIRLSAPLSFALAHLGCLLPLFLQRYRDVTVEVDLSDRPVDLLGEGYDLALRIGVLEDSTLIARRIAVIQRVYCASPAYLAERGTPLKPEDLHNHDCLPYGHGRQVQWRFAGPGKPLTVNVAGRMRVNNGEVLRDAAVAGMGITYLPTFIVGGALKEERLVPVLEDYQPEPLVLSAVYPQHRQSSRPVQALIEFLRERLDGVEGGL
- a CDS encoding type II secretion system F family protein, which translates into the protein MRFHLKAVGKAGVVSMSIEAQGDSEARRMVEDQGLRVVSLHAERHWRALRLQKRETFNLVLFSQELTTLLNAGLPLIDALESLAEKETAPQARKTLSELVRLLYEGKSFSQALGQLSAVFPPLYVALVQSSEKTGAVGDALGRYVSYRQRMDEVRQKIVSASIYPLLLLVVGGGVVLFLMGYVVPRFSLVFEGLGSDLPWLSQILMSSGMFLHAHQAEFFGGLAAIVVALAFLQRQPTFRRGVDRLVEKLPAVHQRIVMYELARFYRSLGILLQGGIPLVTAMGMVRNLLTVASRTRLDEACERVREGQSLSAALELNQLVTPVSLRLLRAGEQSGNLGQMMERSADFYDEEISRWIEWFVRLFEPLLMTFIGLLIGVIVILMYMPIFELASSIH
- the gspG gene encoding type II secretion system major pseudopilin GspG; protein product: MKQQLSCALRGRPVRTQRGFTLLELLVVLVVLGLLAGIVAPKYFAQLGRSEVKVAKAQIEGLGKALDLYRLEVGHYPSTEQGLQALVTAPSDETRWTGPYLQKKLPLDPWGRSYTYRYPGENAEYDLLSMGKDGQPGGDGENAEITSWQ
- a CDS encoding lytic transglycosylase domain-containing protein produces the protein MKTLTAGLLGCVLLAGAAQADVFVSVDANGGYVLSNVHRPGRTYERVIREPQSSLVSLDQQPQMIARQPFAELVSAAATANQLPAALVHAVIQAESAYDPSARSAKGAVGLMQLMPDTAREMGVTDAYDPKANIQGGTKYLKRLLTLFDNDIALAVAAYNAGPQAVLSRGGVIPPFAETQRYVPSVLRQYRRLQGLAADAPL